The Streptomyces sp. NBC_01353 genome contains a region encoding:
- a CDS encoding family 2 encapsulin nanocompartment cargo protein terpene cyclase: MPDPGLSPLQSGLPAAATGFGAHVIDHAHTSATGLEAAVEAEAASEAVSVTDTPPAPATPDLDRILRGPTGLGTSSLYLGRREEPSAPPAPEAPAEGTPIPGLYHHPIPEPDPVRVEEVSRRIKAWALDEVDLYPEDWEGEFDGFSVGRYMVACHPDAPTVEHLMIATRLMVAENAVDDCYCEDHGGSPIGLGGRLLLAHTALDPLHTTKEYQPQWEESLHADAPRRAYRSAMEYFVQQSTPSQADRFRHDMARLHMGYLAEGAWAQTDHVPEVWEYLAMRQFNNFRPCPTITDTVGGYELPADLHAQPAMQRVLALAGNATTIVNDLYSYTKELASPGRHLNLPVVLAEREELSEREAYLKAVEVHNDLMHDFEAEAAALAAACPVPSVLRFLRGVAVWVDGNHYWHQTNTYRYSLPDFW; this comes from the coding sequence ATGCCCGATCCGGGGCTTTCCCCTCTGCAGTCGGGCCTGCCTGCCGCCGCGACCGGCTTCGGGGCCCACGTCATCGACCACGCCCACACCTCGGCCACCGGCCTCGAAGCCGCCGTCGAGGCCGAAGCCGCATCGGAGGCCGTCAGCGTCACCGACACCCCGCCCGCGCCGGCGACCCCCGACCTGGATCGGATCCTGCGCGGCCCCACCGGTCTGGGCACCTCGAGCCTGTACCTGGGGCGGCGCGAGGAGCCTTCGGCCCCGCCGGCGCCCGAGGCCCCGGCGGAGGGCACACCGATCCCGGGCCTCTACCACCACCCCATCCCGGAGCCCGACCCGGTGCGCGTGGAGGAGGTCAGCCGCAGGATCAAGGCCTGGGCGCTGGACGAGGTCGACCTGTACCCCGAGGACTGGGAAGGCGAGTTCGACGGCTTCTCCGTCGGTCGCTACATGGTCGCCTGCCATCCCGACGCCCCGACCGTCGAGCATTTGATGATCGCCACCCGGCTGATGGTCGCCGAGAACGCGGTCGACGACTGCTACTGCGAGGACCACGGCGGCTCGCCCATCGGCCTCGGCGGGCGCCTTCTGCTCGCGCACACCGCCCTCGACCCCCTGCACACGACGAAGGAGTACCAGCCGCAGTGGGAGGAGTCGCTCCACGCGGACGCCCCTCGGCGCGCCTACCGCTCCGCCATGGAGTACTTCGTCCAGCAGTCCACCCCCTCCCAGGCGGACCGGTTCCGGCACGACATGGCCCGGCTGCACATGGGATACCTCGCCGAAGGCGCCTGGGCCCAGACGGACCACGTGCCCGAGGTGTGGGAGTACCTGGCGATGCGGCAGTTCAACAACTTCCGCCCCTGCCCCACCATCACGGACACCGTCGGCGGCTACGAACTGCCCGCGGACCTCCACGCCCAGCCGGCCATGCAGCGCGTTCTCGCGCTCGCCGGCAATGCCACCACCATCGTCAACGACCTGTACTCGTACACCAAGGAACTCGCCAGCCCCGGCCGGCACCTGAACCTGCCCGTGGTGCTCGCCGAACGCGAGGAGCTCTCGGAGCGGGAGGCGTACCTGAAGGCGGTCGAGGTCCACAACGACCTCATGCACGACTTCGAAGCCGAAGCCGCCGCCCTGGCCGCCGCCTGTCCCGTCCCGAGCGTGCTGCGCTTCCTGCGGGGAGTCGCCGTGTGGGTCGACGGCAACCACTACTGGCACCAGACCAACACCTATCGATACAGCCTGCCCGATTTCTGGTAA
- a CDS encoding saccharopine dehydrogenase C-terminal domain-containing protein, which yields MRILMVGAGGVGTAITRIAARRSFFEHMVVADYDPVRAESAVAALGADERRFTAARLDASDTAAVRAALVEHRCDVLLNATDPRFVLPLFEAALAERAHYLDMAMSLSRPHPSRPYEECGVKLGDEQFARTAEWEAADRLALVGMGVEPGLSDVFARYASDTLFDEIEEIGIRDGADLVVDGYDFAPSFSIWTTIEECLNPPVVYEEGRGWFTTAPFSEPEVFDFPEGIGPVECVNVEHEEVLLVPRWLNARRVTFKYGLGDEFIGVLRTLHKLGLDRTDPVSVEGATGRVAVSPRNVVAACLPDPATLGDRMHGKTCAGTWVKGTKDGRPREVYLYHVVDNQWSMREYGSQAVVWQTAINPVAAFELVANGAWQGRGVLGPEAMPPQPFLDLLTEYQAPWGMREQ from the coding sequence ATGCGCATCCTCATGGTGGGGGCGGGAGGCGTGGGTACGGCCATCACCAGGATCGCGGCCCGCCGTTCCTTCTTCGAGCACATGGTCGTCGCCGACTACGACCCGGTACGGGCGGAGTCGGCCGTCGCCGCCCTCGGGGCGGACGAGCGCAGATTCACAGCGGCTCGGCTCGATGCCTCGGACACGGCCGCAGTGCGGGCTGCCCTCGTCGAGCACCGCTGCGACGTGCTGCTCAACGCCACCGATCCCCGGTTCGTCCTGCCCCTCTTCGAGGCCGCGCTCGCCGAGCGCGCCCACTACCTCGACATGGCCATGTCCCTGTCCCGGCCGCACCCGTCGCGCCCGTACGAGGAGTGCGGCGTGAAGCTGGGAGACGAGCAGTTCGCCCGGACGGCCGAGTGGGAGGCGGCGGACCGACTCGCCCTCGTGGGCATGGGCGTGGAACCGGGGCTCTCGGACGTCTTCGCCCGCTACGCCTCCGACACGCTCTTCGACGAGATCGAGGAGATCGGCATTCGCGACGGCGCCGACCTGGTCGTCGACGGTTATGACTTCGCCCCGTCCTTCAGCATCTGGACGACGATCGAGGAGTGCCTGAACCCGCCCGTCGTCTACGAGGAGGGGCGCGGCTGGTTCACCACGGCGCCCTTCAGCGAGCCGGAGGTCTTCGACTTCCCGGAGGGCATCGGGCCGGTGGAGTGCGTGAACGTCGAACACGAAGAGGTGCTGCTGGTGCCCCGGTGGCTGAACGCCCGGCGGGTCACCTTCAAGTACGGACTCGGCGACGAGTTCATCGGCGTCCTGCGTACCCTCCACAAACTCGGGCTCGACCGTACGGATCCGGTGAGCGTGGAGGGTGCCACGGGCAGGGTCGCGGTCTCGCCGCGGAACGTCGTCGCCGCCTGTCTGCCCGACCCGGCGACCCTCGGCGACCGGATGCACGGCAAGACATGCGCGGGCACCTGGGTGAAGGGGACCAAGGACGGGCGGCCCCGGGAGGTGTACCTGTACCACGTGGTAGACAACCAGTGGTCGATGCGCGAGTACGGCTCCCAGGCCGTCGTGTGGCAGACCGCGATCAACCCCGTGGCCGCTTTCGAGCTCGTCGCGAACGGGGCCTGGCAGGGCCGTGGCGTACTTGGCCCCGAGGCGATGCCGCCGCAACCCTTCCTCGACCTGCTCACGGAGTACCAGGCGCCATGGGGCATGCGCGAGCAGTGA
- a CDS encoding APC family permease: protein MTAEDAAPAGRQVGLKANAIGFVDALVIGLNATSPAYSLAAVIGPIVALVGIYAPGVMFASFVPMLLIASAFYYLNKVDQDCGTTFSWVTRAMGPWAGWLGGWAIAMTGVLVVGSLADVAVSFALLAFGLDSWVDNTFVRQLLTVLLILVMTAVCVIGTELSAKVQNVLILAQVACLLIFVGVALYSVYAGTSKYPSADPEFSWLNPFGAGGAALTGALLLGVFIYWGWESAVNLTEEVKDSATAPGKAGLWSTVVLLVTYVSVGFAVVAYAGPTFLAENAEDEEFIFAQLAGDVLGGWDWILLLAVSTSAIASTQTTIIPASRTALSMARRRALPAQYGHISPRFRTPDVSTWWVAAIAIAWYLVVSQISTNALFDSLTALSLLIAFYYALTGIACAVYYRRHLFESVHNFLLIGLGPLVGAGLLTWLLVRSVSDMADPENSYSGTSWFGLGPPLVIGIGIALVGVVIMLVWRLRAPAFWRERPSVADPDLVHGRGHGKES from the coding sequence ATGACCGCCGAGGATGCCGCGCCCGCCGGGCGACAAGTGGGTCTGAAGGCCAACGCGATCGGTTTCGTCGACGCCCTCGTCATCGGGCTCAACGCCACCTCCCCCGCATACTCGCTCGCGGCCGTCATCGGCCCGATCGTCGCCCTGGTCGGGATCTACGCGCCGGGCGTGATGTTCGCTTCCTTCGTGCCGATGCTGCTGATCGCGTCCGCGTTCTACTACCTGAACAAGGTCGATCAGGACTGCGGCACGACGTTCTCCTGGGTCACGCGCGCCATGGGCCCCTGGGCCGGCTGGCTCGGCGGATGGGCCATCGCGATGACCGGAGTCCTGGTCGTCGGCTCGCTCGCCGACGTGGCCGTGAGCTTCGCCCTGCTCGCCTTCGGCCTCGACAGCTGGGTGGACAACACCTTCGTACGCCAACTGCTCACCGTGCTCCTCATCCTGGTGATGACGGCCGTGTGCGTCATCGGCACCGAGCTGTCGGCCAAGGTGCAGAACGTCCTCATCCTTGCGCAGGTCGCCTGTCTGCTGATCTTCGTGGGAGTGGCGCTCTACAGCGTCTACGCCGGCACGAGCAAGTACCCATCGGCCGACCCCGAATTCAGCTGGCTGAACCCGTTCGGCGCCGGCGGGGCGGCACTCACCGGCGCGCTGCTGCTCGGCGTCTTCATCTACTGGGGCTGGGAATCGGCGGTCAATCTCACCGAAGAGGTCAAGGACTCCGCGACCGCGCCCGGAAAAGCGGGGCTCTGGTCGACCGTCGTCCTGCTGGTGACCTACGTGTCCGTGGGATTCGCGGTCGTGGCCTACGCCGGTCCGACGTTCCTGGCCGAGAACGCCGAGGACGAGGAGTTCATCTTCGCCCAGCTCGCCGGGGACGTACTCGGCGGCTGGGACTGGATCCTGCTCCTTGCCGTCTCCACCTCCGCCATCGCCTCCACCCAGACCACCATCATCCCGGCCTCGCGCACCGCGCTGTCCATGGCACGGCGCCGGGCGCTGCCCGCGCAGTACGGCCACATCAGCCCGCGCTTCCGCACCCCTGACGTGAGTACGTGGTGGGTCGCCGCCATCGCCATCGCCTGGTACCTCGTCGTGAGCCAGATCAGCACCAACGCCCTCTTCGACTCGCTCACCGCGCTCTCGCTGCTGATCGCCTTCTACTACGCGCTCACGGGCATCGCCTGCGCGGTCTACTACCGCCGCCATCTCTTCGAGAGCGTCCACAACTTCCTGCTGATCGGTCTGGGCCCCCTGGTCGGTGCCGGACTGCTGACATGGCTCCTCGTGCGGTCCGTCTCCGACATGGCCGATCCGGAGAACTCCTACAGCGGCACCTCGTGGTTCGGCCTCGGCCCCCCGCTCGTCATCGGGATCGGCATCGCTCTCGTCGGAGTGGTCATCATGCTCGTATGGCGTCTGCGGGCACCCGCGTTCTGGCGGGAGCGCCCCAGCGTGGCCGACCCCGACCTGGTCCACGGCCGCGGCCACGGCAAGGAGTCCTGA
- a CDS encoding universal stress protein: MSVVLGYDESPGAARALRIAVEVAAAFDERLVLVYGAAAPGPLGEEYTSHHEAIRQAGRTGLEHAVTEADRAGVPTIVEVIDEKPAQALIDAANRHAARVIVVGSWGESPMRGALLGSTPHKLLHMSTVPVLCVPPEE, from the coding sequence ATGTCGGTCGTACTGGGCTACGACGAATCCCCCGGCGCCGCCCGCGCGTTGCGCATCGCGGTCGAGGTGGCCGCCGCCTTCGACGAGCGACTCGTCCTGGTCTACGGAGCCGCGGCCCCCGGCCCTCTGGGCGAGGAGTACACCTCCCACCACGAGGCCATCCGCCAGGCCGGCCGCACCGGCCTGGAGCACGCGGTCACCGAGGCGGACCGGGCGGGCGTGCCGACGATCGTCGAGGTGATCGACGAAAAGCCGGCCCAGGCGCTGATCGACGCGGCGAACCGCCACGCCGCACGCGTCATCGTGGTCGGCAGCTGGGGCGAAAGCCCGATGCGAGGCGCCCTCCTGGGCTCGACCCCCCACAAGCTCCTCCACATGTCCACGGTCCCCGTCCTCTGCGTCCCTCCGGAGGAATGA
- a CDS encoding family 2B encapsulin nanocompartment shell protein, which translates to MTVETRAEAQPEPTRQSLSTSAARNLATTTKSAPQMQEITSRWLLRMLPWVETKGGAYRVNRRLSYTVGDGRIDFVQDGADVRVIPRELGELAMLRGFDDLEVLTALADRCAQRDFRAGEVLVERGAPAEQIHLIAHGRVNQISAGKYGDEVAVAVLADGDRFGDHALLDGQGTWDFTATAETAGTLLTLTRADFDAVMSAAPSLHDHIQRFSSLPHQRQNRHGEAEIAMSAGHVGEVALPGAFVDYELKPREYELSVAQTVLKVHTRVADLYNGPMNQTEEQLRLTIEALRERQEHELINNREFGLLHNADFKQRIQPHSGPPTPDDLDELLCRRRGTKLFLAHPRTIAAIGRELNARGIYPDNVDLDGQQVLAWRGVPILPCNKIPISRENTSSILAMRTGEDNQGVIGLRQTGLPEEYEPGLSVRFMGIDERSIISYLVTTYYSAAILVPNALGVLENVQIARRHD; encoded by the coding sequence ATGACCGTTGAGACCAGGGCGGAAGCGCAACCGGAGCCGACTCGGCAGTCCCTCAGCACCTCGGCTGCCCGCAACCTCGCCACCACCACCAAGTCCGCCCCGCAGATGCAGGAGATCACCTCCCGCTGGCTGCTGCGGATGCTCCCCTGGGTGGAGACCAAGGGTGGCGCCTATCGAGTGAACCGGCGGCTGAGCTACACCGTCGGCGACGGGCGCATCGACTTCGTCCAGGACGGTGCCGACGTCCGGGTGATCCCCCGGGAGCTCGGCGAACTGGCCATGCTGCGCGGGTTCGACGACCTTGAGGTGCTCACCGCGCTCGCCGACCGGTGCGCCCAGCGTGACTTCCGCGCCGGTGAGGTGCTGGTCGAGCGTGGTGCCCCGGCCGAACAGATCCACCTGATCGCCCACGGGCGGGTCAACCAGATCTCCGCCGGCAAGTACGGCGACGAGGTCGCCGTCGCCGTGCTCGCCGACGGCGACCGGTTCGGTGACCACGCCCTCCTGGACGGCCAGGGCACGTGGGACTTCACCGCCACCGCCGAGACCGCCGGCACCCTGCTCACCCTGACCCGCGCCGACTTCGACGCCGTCATGTCCGCCGCGCCGAGCCTCCACGACCACATCCAGCGGTTCAGCTCGCTGCCCCATCAGCGGCAGAACCGCCACGGCGAGGCAGAGATCGCGATGTCGGCCGGCCACGTCGGCGAAGTCGCGCTGCCCGGTGCCTTCGTCGACTACGAACTCAAGCCGCGCGAGTACGAGCTCTCCGTCGCCCAGACGGTCCTGAAGGTCCACACGAGGGTCGCCGACCTCTACAACGGGCCGATGAACCAGACCGAGGAGCAGCTCAGGCTCACCATCGAGGCGCTGCGCGAGCGCCAGGAGCACGAGCTCATCAACAACCGGGAGTTCGGTCTGCTCCACAACGCCGACTTCAAGCAGCGGATCCAGCCCCACTCCGGCCCGCCCACCCCGGACGACCTCGACGAGCTGCTCTGCCGCCGCCGCGGCACCAAGCTCTTCCTCGCCCACCCCCGGACCATCGCGGCGATCGGGCGCGAGCTCAACGCCCGCGGGATCTACCCGGACAACGTCGACCTCGACGGGCAGCAGGTCCTGGCCTGGCGAGGCGTCCCGATCCTGCCCTGCAACAAGATCCCCATCAGCAGGGAGAACACCAGCTCGATCCTCGCCATGCGAACCGGCGAGGACAACCAGGGCGTCATCGGCCTGCGCCAGACCGGGCTTCCGGAGGAGTACGAGCCGGGCCTGTCGGTGCGCTTCATGGGCATCGACGAGCGGTCGATCATCTCCTACCTGGTCACCACCTACTACTCCGCCGCCATCCTCGTGCCCAACGCGCTCGGCGTGCTGGAGAACGTGCAGATCGCCCGCAGGCACGACTAG